The Arachis ipaensis cultivar K30076 chromosome B07, Araip1.1, whole genome shotgun sequence genome includes a window with the following:
- the LOC107606111 gene encoding uncharacterized protein LOC107606111, with the protein MEHQDLVDKNEESVHSIEKVNNTEDQDKMNEVEGVKSELVNVDESKDLQSETSSIQEVQGSNSKGSEAEIKVNTNGQEYSGDKEGANGDCEPARLELNLDKEKDDRKDMESAHTNEKVDEVLGEDHNMEPVFDGTEVPGLEGFRTTSTRKQDGDQESPRMVEKAVALKNFVKEKSAVAVSTMLRRLSGRRGEGDLGNFDDEGKDISDPSKEGESTVVAEKGGQKSAWNPLNYIKKSSDVDGENKTEQGDSVNGNPNTPIDMKGRIILYSKLGCQESKEIRLFLRAKRLRFVEINLDVYPSREKELEKFSGSTSVPKVYFNEILIGGLSELKTLKESGNLDEKIDFLIGEAPLFEAPQPPLSGEDDDSSSGAIDELAVIVRKMKESIPVKDRFHKMRRFTNCFLGSEAVDFLSEDQYLERPEAVEFGRKLASKLFFYHVLDENIFEDGNHLYRFLDDDPIVASQCHNIPKGITTVKPKPIAEIASRLRYLSYAMFEAYVFEDGRRVDYTSLHASEEFARYLRTVEELQRVEIWDMSREEKLAFFINLYNMMAIHAILVLGHASGAMERRKLFGEFKYVIGGSTYSLSAIQNGILRGNQRPPYNLKKPFGSKDRRLKVALPYPEPLIHFALVCGSRSGPALRCYSPGKIDEELTDAARNFLRSGGILIDLAAKDASANKILKWYSIDFGKSEVEVLKHVSNYLDPSNSEVLLDMLATSEFKVTYQPYEWGLNA; encoded by the exons atGGAACATCAAGATTTAGTGGATAAGAATGAAGAGAGCGTTCATTCGATCGAAAAGGTTAACAATACTGAAGATCAGGATAAGATGAATGAGGTTGAAGGTGTGAAATCTGAGTTGGTTAATGTTGATGAGAGCAAGGATTTGCAATCTGAAACTAGTTCTATTCAAGAAGTGCAAGGGAGTAATTCCAAGGGCTCTGAAGCTGAAATTAAAGTCAATACTAATGGACAAGAGTACTCTGGTGATAAAGAGGGTGCCAATGGAGATTGTGAGCCTGCAAGACTAGAGCTAAATCTGGATAAAGAGAAGGATGACAGAAAAGACATGGAATCAGCACATACGAATGAAAAGGTGGATGAAGTTCTGGGTGAGGACCACAATATGGAGCCTGTATTTGATGGAACAGAGGTTCCTGGGCTGGAAGGTTTCCGGACCACTTCTACTCGTAAGCAGGATGGAGATCAAGAGTCGCCGCGAATGGTTGAGAAGGCAGTGGCTCTGAAAAACTTTGTTAAGGAGAAAAGTGCAGTGGCAGTGTCCACCATGCTCCGCCGCCTATCTGGAAGACGCGGCGAAGGAGATTTGGGTAATTTTGATGATGAAGGTAAGGATATCTCAGATCCCTCAAAAGAGGGTGAATCAACTGTTGTTGCTGAAAAGGGAGGGCAGAAATCTGCATGGAATCCGTTGAATTATATTAAGAAGTCATCTGATGTTGATGGAGAAAACAAAACTGAGCAGGGGGATTCGGTGAATGGAAATCCAAATACCCCCATCGACATGAAAGGAAGGATTATACTGTACTCCAAACTTGGCTGCCAAGAATCCAAAGAGATAAGGCTCTTCTTGCGTGCGAAAAGGCTTAGATTTGTTGAAATCAACCTAGATGTTTACCCCAGCAGAGAGAAAGAGCTGGAGAAGTTTTCTGGATCAACATCTGTTCCAAAGGTTTATTTCAATGAGATACTTATAGGTGGCTTGAGTGAGCTAAAGACCTTAAAAGAGTCCGGCAACCTTGATGAGAAGATCGACTTTCTCATCGGTGAAGCACCATTGTTCGAAGCACCACAGCCGCCTCTTTCTGGTGAGGATGATGATTCCAGTAGTGGGGCAATTGATGAACTTGCAGTAATTGTCCGCAAAATGAAAGAGTCTATTCCTGTGAAGGACAGATTTCACAAAATGCGCAGGTTCACTAACTGTTTTCTTGGGTCAGAAGCTGTAGATTTCTTGTCTGAAGATCAGTATCTGGAAAGGCCAGAG GCTGTTGAGTTTGGACGAAAACTTGCTAGCAAACTCTTCTTTTATCATGTTCTTGA TGAGAATATCTTTGAAGATGGTAATCATTTGTATCGGTTCTTGGATGATGATCCAATTGTGGCTTCACAATGCCACAACATTCCAAAGGGTATAACTACTGTGAAGCCAAAACCTATAGCAGAAATTGCATCAAGGCTGAGGTATCTGTCTTATGCAATGTTTGAAGCCTATGTTTTTGAAGATGGACGTCGTGTTGATTACACAAGTTTGCATGCAAGTGAGGAGTTtgcaag GTATTTGAGAACTGTTGAAGAGCTTCAAAGAGTGGAAATTTGGGATATGTCTAGGGAAGAGAAGCTTGCTTTCTTTATCAATCTTTACAATATGATGGCAATCCATGCAATATTGGTATTAGGTCATGCCTCTGGAGCAATGGAAAGAAGGAAATTATTTGGAGAGTTCAAATATGTTATTGGTGGATCCACCTACTCTCTTTCAGCTATTCAAAATGGTATATTGAGGGGAAACCAGCGACCTCCTTATAACCTTAAGAAGCCATTTGGTTCAAAAGATAGACGCTTAAAG GTGGCACTCCCTTACCCTGAACCTCTCATTCATTTTGCTTTGGTGTGTGGTAGCCGATCAGGGCCTGCACTTAGGTGCTATTCACCTGGAAAAATCGACGAGGAATTAACGGATGCAGCACGTAATTTCTTGAGAAGCGGAGGCATTCTGATTGATTTGGCTGCTAAGGATGCATCTGCCAATAAGATCCTTAAATG GTACAGTATAGATTTTGGCAAGAGCGAGGTGGAGGTACTGAAGCATGTGTCAAACTACCTAGATCCATCTAATTCAGAGGTATTATTGGACATGCTTGCCACTTCTGAGTTTAAGGTCACATATCAACCTTATGAATGGGGTTTGAACGCCTAG
- the LOC107606112 gene encoding alkylated DNA repair protein alkB homolog 8 produces the protein MLILYRALKPTFINSLCCYSRFISPMTDTNFKPLCTLTPNVEPSTIDSSNHTASPTRVQSTPEIEKKYVHRVYDAIAPHFSSTRFAKWPKVAAFLSSLASGSLVLDAGCGNGKYLGLNPDCFFIGCDISSSLIKICSDRGHEVLVADAVNLPYRTGFGDAAISIAVLHHLSTEYRRIRAIEELVRVVKKGGYVLITVWAKEQEHRSLISKWTPLPEKYVEEEWIGPGSPRARPAASPLPLTSIPENEESSSGQDKKDCDDGLKLLRDLKVEDNVENQQEYFVPWHLPYHRAEISGASAQALASGLATRDDKKGAVVYNRYYHVFSEGELESLTTGINNVRVVDKFFDKSNWCIILEKIS, from the exons ATGTTGATTCTTTATCGTGCTCTAAAACCAACTTTCATTAATTCTCTCTGCTGCTACTCACGATTTATCTCTCCAATGACAGATACCAATTTCAAACCTTTGTGTACCCTTACTCCCAATGTTGAACCCTCCACCATAGATTCCTCCAACCACACAGCTTCACCTACACGTGTTCAATCCACTCCGGAGATCGAAAAGAAGTATGTCCACCGTGTGTATGATGCAATTGCTCCTCATTTCAGTTCAACCCGATTCGCTAAATGGCCAAAGGTTGCTGCTTTTCTATCATCTTTGGCTTCTGGATCCCTTGTTCTTGATGCTGGATGCGGCAATGGCAAATACCTTGGTTTGAATCCTGATTGTTTTTTTATAGGCTGTGATATAAGTTCTTCATTGATTAAGATCTGTTCTGATAGAGGACATGAAGTTCTGGTTGCAGATGCTGTGAATCTTCCTTATAGAACCGGTTTCGGTGATGCTGCGATTTCCATAGCTGTGTTGCATCATTTAAGCACTGAATATAGGAGGATAAGAGCAATAGAGGAGTTGGTTAGAGTAGTTAAGAAGGGTGGTTATGTTCTGATTACAGTTTGGGCCAAAGAACAAGAGCATAGATCATTGATTAGCAAATGGACACCGCTTCCGGAGAAATATGTTGAAGAAGAGTGGATAGGACCGGGTAGTCCTCGTGCTCGGCCGGCTGCTTCGCCATTGCCTTTAACAAGTATTCCAGAAAATGAGGAGAGCAGCTCGGGTCAGGACAAGAAAGATTGTGATGATGGGTTGAAATTATTGAGAGATTTGAAGGTAGAGGACAATGTAGAGAATCAGCAGGAGTATTTTGTTCCTTGGCATTTGCCTTATCATCGCGCCGAAATTAGTGGCGCTTCTGCTCAGGCTCTTGCTAGTGGTCTTGCAACTAGAGATGACAAAAAGGGTGCTGTGGTGTATAATAGATATTATCATGTTTTCAGTGAAGGCGAGCTTGAAAG CTTGACTACTGGAATAAACAATGTTAGAGTAGTTGATAAGTTTTTTGACAAGTCCAACTGGTGTATTATTCTTGAGAAGATTTCATGA